TTTATGTGTCCTTTTGCTTCCCTTTCACATATTTTCTTCTAGACCAATGAGCCTCCGTTGATACTGAAAtataagcaaaaaaaaaaagaacaaaaagaaaagatctgATCGATTTATATAGTTGGTTGCAATAAATACCGTTGTTGGTCTAACCATATGCTGTGGCTACGAGTGAAGCTGTAACCAGCCTTGCTGCGAGACACTTCCCTGTCGCATCATTCCTCAATTCTTGATTTTCCTctgaaagaaggaaaaaggacaaatatgTACACATGAAGGATTCTAACGAGGCAAATAATGAACACAACCATAGTTCCACTGACCCGTGGATCTACAAACTAATAACAGGAGCAAAGGGGTTGGTCGAAGTGCTATGGAATCATACCGACCATTGCCAGATGTATTGAGTGAAACGCGATCATCTATCCAGTAGACTGCTTTGTGTTGGCTTGGGTACCAAATTATGTCTGCAAATTCGTGTTTGTTCCCCAAGCTCACAGCTATATCTCCGAGATGTACATCGTCCTTCCTTACTGAGTAAGTTATAGATCTTTTGAAAAGTGGCTGCAGCTTTAGCGTTACCTGACAAATTGTATTTAAGGAAACTATTAGCATTCAGTTCTTATTTTTTGGGAATAAGCTAATTTTGGTTTTCAATTTGTAACTTTTTTAGTCTTAaacctttctttttcctgtATGCACCACGGCATTCAGAATTCCAAATGtccccgactaatccaattcgagTCAGGTCAGTCTAATAAGGTGTAAAGTTCtccaaacaatttttttttattcgtaAGACTCAAATCCAAGGCACTTAAGGTAATAAGCACTGAACCATTTGAACTAATCTACGATTGGTGTCTTAACCTATTTTTAGATTGAACCTAGTCCTCAACTTTCTCGAGTTGGTTCAGTTCATACTattatttctaattaaaaatGCTAATGTGGcattttatttaaatgaaaaattaactttaagaacattaaaaataaaaataaattaaaaagaaaaaaaaagagaaaaaggaaagcaaaattcgaaaatcgaaagggaagaACGAATGGAGCAGAGGGGAGCCTCGCTCACAGCAACCCCTCTCCCTTCAAGGCTGTCTGCAAACCTATGTTCCACCAGCAATCGAGGAGTGGGAGGGGGTGGCTACCAGCGAGGCCCCTCCTCCCCAAATAGCGAGATCCTAATCCGATTCTAAAATGACATACCCCAATAAGGGGTGGAGGGGGGCTTGCTAGCCGTCATCCCTCCCTTTCCGAGTTTGCTAGGACCCTATAGGTTGGGTAGCAACTTCGAGGGGAGTGATGGCCGCCGACGAGCCGCCTCTTTCTGCTAACTGGGAGATCTCAGTACAAGACCGAATGAGATCTCCCTATTAGGGGAGGAGAAGACCTTGCTAGTGGGCACCCTTTCCCAACAAAGGTCGTTGGTGGCCAGTAGGTTTGCCGATGACTTTAAAGAGAGGGAGGGGTGACTGTCGGTGAGCTCCCCTTTGGCCTGTTAAAGTATTTTTTGGTTATTtatgaaacaacaaaatttcaGAATAAGATTTCATAGGTCGGTGGGATAGTTTATATTCTGGGGATTTTCTACATCCAATTTACATACTATCGTGCACTTTGTATCCAAATTTCAGACTTTAACCTAAAAAGAGGCGAATTCTCTAACGGAGGAAGAGAaacttttctttattgttgCTGCAAGGATGACTGGTGGTAATCTTTCCGGAATCTGAAGCGACAAAGGTTCAGGTCCATCCATAGTATTATTTCTCAAGTTGGTTCATGGTTATTGTTTCTCAAGTTGGTATAACTCTGTTTTTGCCTAAATTGTTTCAATGAACATTAGCTTTGGATTTATTAGCAGGAAACATTGCCCAAATAATAGTACAAGGAAAACGATTCCGAGCAATGAAAACTAAATTGATGCCCCTGTGCATGTGATCACGGAGTTctgcaagtccattggggCAGACGCAAAACAGCGGCAAGGACTGATTTGACTGGCCAAGAAGAACGGTGAAAGGCTCGGGTTCCTTTCATAGAGGAGGAATTCCACTGATTATATCGTCTCCCGAAAAAAGGAGAACAAAAGGAATGGGGAAAGGGAATATAGTTGCAGTTGATGTTAAGCATTTAGTTtcatgtacttctcttgatcTGTTATGCATGGAACATTAGAGTTCAGAGATTACTTTCTCTTGCGTTTTCCTCACATAAAAGCACTCTGTCATTCTTAAGATTTTAGTTGTAATTGTTCCATGTTCTgcaataaaaattcataaaaaaacaCGAAGTTAGGCGATATTCATGAACATTACATTATTTATTAGATGCGCTACAACGTAATCGGCAAGCGTATAGAGTTTGCTATAAGGAAATTAGGCGAAAATCATGAACATTACATTATTTATTAGCTGCACTACAACGTAATTGGCAATTGTATGTTAACTCTCACTCACTCACTGTAAGTTTACTTGAAACTCTCAAATGCACACAGAGATCTGTGGTCTCTTATGCATGCCAGAAACCTACACTTATGTTTGTGCAGTAACTCGAAAACAATgtactgagagagagagaaggaagaagaatgaTGAACAAGTTtcttcattcatcaacaagAAAAACAACCACACACACAGAGTCTGATACATCCCATACATATAGACATAATAACTACTAGTAACTGCCCTATGACTAGTCACAgttcaaattcaaataaaacatacaCTTAACTATCTAAAGAAAATCAACTGACTTCGACTTAACCAACTTGCATACAACATAGACAGCTTTAACAAATAGATAGACACAACATAGATCTGTGACTGATCCATTCTTCCAACACTCCTCCTTGGATCAGGAGTTGATACAAACACCAATATTCTGTCTCAAATGATTAAATCGACCAACACTAAAAGACTTAGTGAAAATGTTTGCAAGCTAGTCCTCTGAGCTACAGTGTTCCAGCTTTACTTCACCTTCCTGCTAGTGTTTTGTCTTCCCATGAAATACTGAATTTTGTGAGATTGCTATGGTAGCTTGATTATCCACATATAATGTAGTAGGCTCCTCTGCACCAAAACCTAGATCCttcatcaaaattttttaGCCATACTGTCCGATTGACAACATTGGTTGCTGCAACAAACTCAACCTCTGCAGCGAACAGAGTGACAATTTCTTGCTTTTTCGAATTCCATGAGAAACAAGCTGATCCAAGAGAGAAACAGTAGCCCGATGTGCTTTTCATGTCATCTAATGAATCAGCCCAGTCACTGTCAGAGTAACCATGTAACTTGAATTGATCACTCTTATTGAATTTCACTCTAAATGATGGAGTTCCCTTCAAGTACCTCACCACCCTCTTTGCTGTCACCATATGAGTTTCACTAGGACAACTCAAGTATCTCGAGAGCAAACTGACTACATATAAGATGTCTAGTCTTGTAGCAGTCAAATACATCAGACACTCTATTAGACTTTTGTACTTGCTAGCATCTGTGGCACCTGATCCATCATCCttctttagtttttctttcAGGTTCATAGGAGTCGAGGCACTATTGCATTCTTCTATTTTGAACTTCTTCATAATCTCCTTTAGATACTTCTTTTGACAAATGAACACCTCATTCTTTCTCTGCTGGACTTCCATCCCTAGAAAATAAGACATCTCTCCCAAGTCTGTCATCTCAAATACCTTGTGCAGATCACCCATCAACTTTTCCACCTGAATTTTATTGTCTCCAGTTACTAAAAGATCATCAACATACAATGAGAGTATCACTATACTGTCCATTTCCTTCTTCACATACAATGTGGATTCACTCAAGCTCTTCTCAAACTTCAAATTCTGCAGATAAGTGTCTATCTTGTTGTACCAAGCGCTAGGTGCCTGTTTTAGACCATAAAGGCCCTTTCTGAGTTTATAGACCCTACCTTCTGCTCCTTTTACTTCAAAGCCCTCTAGTTGTTCTACATAGATTTCCTCCTCGAGCACCCCATTTAGAAAGACAGACTTCACATCCAACTGGTATATCTTCCAATTCCTTTCTGCAACTATAGCCAAGAGAAGCCTTATTGTGTCAAGCCTTGCAACTGGTGCAAACGTTTCTGAGTAGTCCACTCCCCATATCTGAGCATACCCCTTGACTATCCGCCTTGCTTTATACTTGTTTACACTCCCATCAAACTTGAGTTTGGTTTTATAGACCCATTTGAACCCAATGACTTTCCTGTTCTGAGTTCTCTCAACTAACTCCCATGTTTGATTCTTCCCAATCATGTTGAGCTCTTCTTGCATTGCTGCAACCCATTTCCTATCTGTATTAGCTTCCTCAAAGCAAGATGGTTCAAGTACTGCTACATTACACCTTTGGTAAACATCAGCCAATAACCTTGTTCCTCTTACTGGTGGATCATCACCTGTTTCCTTGACCGAAACTTCTTCAATTTGTATCTCAGTAAGTATGATATGTGGCACACTCAACTGAGATTTCTCCTTTACAGGCTTTTGTTGAGTTCCTGCATTCCAGTTCCATTCCTCATCTTCAAGAAATTTGATGTCCCTACTAATGATCACTCTCCCATTTGATGGCTGATAAACTCTGTAGGCTTTTGACTACTCACCATATCCAATAAACACTCTAACTTCTCCTTTCTGATCAAGTTTATCTCTTTTGACAGAAGGAATATAAGTTGAACAAATGCAGCCAAATACCTTTATATTGCTCAAAGATGGCTTAACCCCACTCCAAGCCTCCAGTGGTGTCTTCATCCCCGCTGCCTTGGTTGGCAACCTGTTTTGGAGGAATACTGTAGTATTAGCAACTTCAGCCCAGAAACTCTTGGGCACATGCTTCTCTTGCAACAAACATGTAGTCATGTCCATGATACTCTTGTTCTTTCTTTCAGTCACCCCATTCTGTTGTGGTGAGTATGGAACCATGAGTTGATGCTTGAAGCCAGCTTCTTCACAGACTTCTCTGAATTTTGTTGAGATATACTTTCCTACAATATCTAATCTCATAGTAAGTAGCTTGCATCAACTTTCATTTTCCACGAGCCTTTTGTACTTCAGAAACACCATGCTAACTTCTGATTTTGCTTTAACAAAGAATATGCATCACATTCTGGTGTAATCATCaatgaaaataacaaaatatttactGCCATTTAGTGACTCTTCTGACATTGGCCACAAACGTCTGTGTGGACTAACTGAAGTTTCTCAATAGCCCTCCATTGACTCTTCTTGAAAGGCAATCTGGTTTGCTTCCCTTCTAGACACGCCTTGCAGTTCTTCAATTCCTTGTGCAGTAAAAGTAGCCCCTCGACCGTTCCATGTTTCTGCATAAGCATCACTCCCTTGTTGTTGAAATGCCTAAGCCTCCTATGCCAAATCTCTTCTCCAACTTCCTGACTAGACATAGCAACTTGTTTCTCATCCGAAGGGTTGAATGAGAAGCACTTCTCCCTCATGGGAATCTCAAATAGAACTTGTCCCACAGCATCACCAATCACACATTTCCCCTTCTCAAACATCACTTTATAGCCTTTTTCAACCAACTGACCAACACTTAGCAAGTTTTCGTCTATTTCTGGCACTAATAGCACACCAAAATCAATTTGGTGCATGCTGGAACCTCGAGCATCACATCACCCTTACCTTCAACAACTATGAACTCTCCATTTCCTATCCTTACTCTAGACTTTACAGACTTGTCCATTGTTCTAAACAAGGCTTCCTTACTAGTCATATGATTAGTGCATCCACTATCGACTAACCACCCATCCTTGACTGCATTTGAAGCAAAGCAAGTTACAAAAAAGAATTGCTTTACCTTAGTACTTGATGCATTGTGACTTTCTCCCTGATGCTCAATGTGTTTTTCTTTGCAAATAGCTTCCATGTGTCCAATCTTGTGACACTTCCTACACTTTACATCCGGCCTTCTCCAACACTTAAAGTGAGCATGTCCCTTCTTTCCACAATGCTTACAAGGACCAGAACTCCACTTCTTTTCCTGGTTCCATGTGCGGGTGTTTCCTTACTTACCAGCATCGCTGTCATACCTCTTTTGTTGTTtgccatttcttccccttCTCATATGAattccttttcaattttgcttGCAGAGCACCCTCTACTGGCTCCTCCTTTCTCATTATCCTTCTCTGTTCCTGAGCTTGTAAGGCACTGAGAACTTTAGAAAGCTTCAAATCTGACAGTTCTCTAGTATTTTCAAGTGAGCCAATTGTTGCCTCAAACTTCTCAAGCACATAAACTAAAATTTTCTGGACCAAAGTTTCATCACTTATGTTGGAGCCCAGAATTCTCACTTTGTTTGCAATCTGCACTTGTTTCTCCACATATTCCTTCACTTCCTGTCCTTCTTGCATCTACAACTTCTCAAACTCCCTCAACAAATTCAGTGCTTTCATGCCCCTTATTCTCTCGTCTCCTTCATATTCATCCTTCAGATAATCTCATATGGCTATTGCAGATGCAAACCTCATGATTCGAGTAAAAATTGTAGGAGAAACAACAAAGTATAAGCATGACTTAGCTTTGGCCTTTCTAGTAACTCTCCTTGTGAATCCTGATCTGGTTGAAAGTTGGATTTACAGGTAAGGGAGCAACTTCGTAATCTTGCAGCACTGCATCCCATAGGTCTGCACCCTCCATGAAAACCTTCATCTTCACTTCCCATGTTTGGTAGTTTTCTCCATCAAAAACTGGTGGAGTGATACTCGAGAAATTGGGCATTGCCACTATCGTACCCATCAACCCTGTCCTTAAGATCCTTTcaaagctctgataccactgttaACTCTCACTCACTCAATGTAAGTTTACTTGAAACTCTCAAATGCACACAGCGATCCGTGATCTCTTATGCATGCTAGAAACCTGCACTTATGTTTGTGCAGTAACTCGAAAACAATgtactgagagagagagaagggataAGAATGATGAACAGTTTtcttcattcatcaacaagAAAAACAACCACACACACAGAGTTTGATACATCCcatacatatagatataataaCTGCTAGTAACTGCCCTATGACTAGTCACAgttcaaattcaaataaaacatacaCTTAACTGTCTAAAGAAAACCAACCGACTTCGACTTAACCAACTTGCATACAACACAGACAGCTTTAACATATAGATAGACACAACATAGATCTACGACTGATCCATTCTTCCAACATCGTATGGAGTTTGCTATAAGGAAATTAGGCGATATTCATGAACATTACATTATGTATTAGTCGTGCGCTACAACGTAATCGGCAACCATATGGAGTTTGCTATAAGGCAACTGGAGTTAATGCTTCTTCGAAGTTACATTTCTGCATACTCTAGCATTGCTGAACACTCTGCCGGGTCTGCAAAAGTAGCCCTTGTTCGGTGCGCAGTGAATGTCTTGAGAGCAAATGCATAGGCCTTCCAATGCACATCCCTCCTTGGTTATTGTCACCCCCTCCCTTAGCCCAAGAATCTGATCGGTCCACTCACTCGAGAAGAGCCCTGATGGATCGTAAACATCTTTTACCTTGAGAAATTCCGCTGCCTTCCTGTATTTTCTGATTACCCCAAGGAATGCCAAATTTCGATTCTTACCCCAGTGGGGCAGGGCGCCATACTTGAAGATTGCCATCTGCTCAATCTCTTCAAGTATGTCCTCGTACATCCTGGGGCTCAAGGGGTCCTTACTCCTATAGTATGTGATGTCAAAGTCAACTGCGTCCTCCTGCTTGCCAAGATACGCAGGTGAGGCTTTCACATATCTCATGAGAATGCCATTATAGAGTTCCGTCCCACACAGGGACCTGGGCTCCATGTCGACCAGCTTCTGCACGTCTTGGATGAAGCTCTTGACCACGGACATGCCAATGCTGAATGTGGTGCGGTGGATGAACTGGCCTTTCACTTTAGGGTCCCATGGGCATGCCGTGATCCAGGCGTCTTGGAGGCTATCGAGGCAATACCCTGACGATTGGAGCTGATTTTGATATCCAATCACCGGATATCGGGTGAATAACACACCTTCAAGAATTCATGTAAGTCTAATTAAAATACTGATTGGACAATCCTCTTATAATTACtaactcttttcgggttaattTTCCCTAGGCTGCACAAATGAGGGGTTTCTTGCTAATTTAATTcatatgaattttcaaaacaaaagcGGGTTCTATTTTCGAATTCTAATCGTTATGATATAATCAGAAAGGATTGATTATCCCTATATTCAGCTTGGATTGAACTTGGGTCAAGTTTTCCGTGTAATTGAACTTATCGTGGAAGTCAAGAAGATAAGGATTGCAGCAACCGCAATcaaatagcatatatatttgtagCAAGGTTATAACTTGTTTATTTAGGTATCTAATAGAGAtctttttgtgtaatttgtgTAAAATGTTTGGTCTCAATTAAATATCGCCAACAAGGTTTCGTAATTGACTaaaagatttatttatttattttctaatagGACAGATATAGGTCTTCGTCAATTTTTACCATTTCTTTGACATTTCAGAAATATAGGACTGTATAAATTTTTCGAACAATGCGAAAACTAGCTACAATTATCTTTAAAAATGTTGATCGTATGTTATCACTGTatgtcataaaaaaaatcaatctgaTAACGTATCATTGACTATTCGAATCTTGGCAGTGACCTCCATAGAAATCCAAGTGTCCGATGGGTGAtctatctcaactattcagatacataaatttgacaaatagGATTAAGGcgaataaataatatttgagAGCCTCGTTTtagtaaaattttgaaatcatagttttttttttacaataattAGAAGgttgaaataaatttttaatttgctaAAAATGCTAGAATGatatttacaattatatttttcctcATTTTATCACTGAATTTGTGGACATATTATCTAAAACTTTTTTCACATAagtttaaccaaaaaaataaaaaaatactttttaaatattaaagataACCATACATACCGTCATTGGTAAGTCCATATGCCGCGGTCAAGAGTGCACTTGTGGTTAGCTTTGCATTGGAGCACTTCCCGTCCGCGTCATTCCTTAATTCTTGAGTTTCCTCTGAAAGAAGGAAGACGACAGATATCATCTGCACACATAAAGGAATCCTACGGGAAGAACATCAGTAAACAGAgccatataaattttaattcacCTGTGGATCGGCTAGATCCTAATGCGAGCGAGAGGGTGGCTCTAAACGCGATAAAATTGTACAGGCCATTGCCGGGTGTGTTGAGTGGAACACGATCGTCCAACCGATAGACTGCCTTGCGTTGGCTCGGGTACCATGTTATGTCTGCAAACTCATGTTTATTGCCAAAAACCGCAGCTTCATCCGCGAGGTCAGAGTCGTTCCTCACAGCGTAAGTTACGGACCGCTTAAAGAGGGGCTCCAACTTTAGTTTCACCTAACAAATAAATCAAGGGTACCGTTGGCattaaaacattatttttgggtttaaaaaaaaaaatcatgcttGCTATAGAAGTACACGTATGTCCTCCATTTTGGAGAGAGGTGTGTTATGGGTGGATtaggatataattattatgaaaaGACGAAAATGCCCCTCATTTAGTATCAAATTTATGAATTCTGGCATTGAACagcatttgtttttctttttttttggtctgaGTCCCGTTGAGGAAGGAGGAAAAAGTATAAGATGAGACTAAAACACCAAATTGGCGTGTGTTAGCTCCAATGAAAtgttgagaaaaatataaaagaaataagtGATGTGGACTCCACGGGATAATTTGAATAAATGTTGTAGGCTCCACATGATAATTTGGGAGACAATGAATAAAGACTTACATACCACATTGGATGTGTTAGTTTCACATTCTCTCAAGAAGAAGAGGGACTGTGGGGCTCGACctccctctccttcttctccgATATGGtcctttctttaaaaaattttgttaaaattttttgtatttattttttaaattgatttttattttaacaaattataaaatatttttaaatcccATCCCATTTCAATCAGTAATCCTATCCTATTTGAAGGTTTACCTGTGAATCCCATTTCGATCCAATAGTACTGAAAAACAACAAATAATCCTGCTGAGGAGTCGGataaatttcttataaaattGGGGGTCATTAATAACAAGCAAATTTCAAGATTCCAAGGACTATGGTGGGATttcaactaaaaaataaaaataaaaatacaatgGTGGGAAAAACACTTCTAGGGCACTATTTGTAGTTGCTCTTACGTATGAGAAATTATAATGTGGAGCATCATCTCGTGGAAATAGAGTGGTTAATCAATACAGGTACGTCTTTGTGTAAGCAACAATAATATTGGTGCTATATAGACGTGAAGCACCTTCTCCGTATACATACTACTAATAAGAAAAcatattcttatatttatattacgGCCCAAAGTCTGGTTAATTGAtaagataagaaaaaataaattaagaaacaCCCGAGAGTTTTATTGGTGAGAatgaaatcataattttttttcatagtgATATGTACGTATTTGATGGGTATAAATACTGTACCTGAGTAACAACGCCAAGAACGCCAAGTGTGACTTTAACAGCATTAAAATCCGAATGCGTCGAATTGAGCTTCCTGAGCATAGCATAACCGTATGGAGCCGCTGCGGGGGTGACGATTGTGATCTCCTCGGCATAGTCATGAACGGTGCTTCCCCTGCCCCACAGAGAGCTGCCATGTGCCCCTGTGGCCATCAGCCCACCCACCGTGAGGCCCCACCAGTAAGGCGTGTAGGGCAGCGCCAGGCCGGCCTTGGCCGCCTCGTCTATAACCTGTTCATGGAATATAAATATTGCAAAGAGAATGTGGGAGACATCTCAATGCTGAACAAACGTGACAATAAAGGACGCCAACAAACAAGAAGCCAAAGattacatgaataaaatataacaAGGATCAAGCCGGTTCCTCGAAAGGAATTTATTTCAGCagatagactgagaatatgcatgattttaatggaaaaaaaatcaaatatataatggCAAACGAAAGAGATTGAGCACCTGCCTCAGAGTGACCCCACCCTGTACGCTTATAGTCATGGACGCGGCGTCCACCTTCAACACTCGGTTGAGATACTTGGTGCTTATGAGCAGGCCATTGTCCCCGTCAGAGCAGACCATCTTAGGGATGCTGTGAGAATACCGAGTCGCCACTTTCATTTTCCTTCCGGCCTTTGTCGCTGCTGCAACTGCCAACATGACCTCTTCCTCCGACCTTGGGAAAGTCACATTTCCAACCCTGCACGTGCTTCGATCTGGGAACTCCCCGAATGAATTCGTGACGGTGCAGTTGTTATTATTTGTGGAGGAAGGGCACTTCACAGTATCTTCCGGGGGACTCGAGCTTACGACAGTGCATATCATGAGGAGATGGAGACTGTGGATACAAATACGGACTCGTCCGGCCAACATGGTTTCCTCCTTCCAGATTGCAGGACTCTGCGCGAATGATCTAGTGGGATGATTTTGCAAGTTCTCTTCCTTAACGtatgtgtacatatatatatatatatatatatgtatatatatgtaagcaGTTGGAACGCATTCTTCCCGTATATCCGCGTCTCTCCGTGGTGCTTAGgatgtatttttctttaagGGACTACACCCCAGGCTCGTCTGATTGCTCGTTAAGACGGGACTTGTTTGAGAAAGACAAGTGGGATCGAGggcttttctttattgtttttttttgcaaatAAGAACCATAAATATACGTACAAAGGGATGGAGGAAGGGAAATTAAAATGACGGGGAAAGTCGCATTGCTAAGAcctaaatttaaaatcttttgATCCTAAATCGAGAGTGATACTCAAATAACTCATTTGAATGTAGCGGATAACAGCGGGCTCGAGAATTAATGCGTATTCATTGGAGCTAGTGATTCATGATATGCTCATATCAGTGACATTATTTTTGCTATGATCAAGGAAACATTACCAATATACAtcctgaaaaataaaaagtgatcCCCAACTGTAATTATAGTACTTGTAAAGAACTCAACAGAACCCATTTTTCAGAACATTTGTTATTCCAActtctttatattttattagttttattttatttttaaattaatatgtcTGCGTCTATCCAAAAGGAATTAATATGTCTCAAAGTTGATAGGGCATTCcgctaatatatatgtatactacATATAAGTTTTGGTTGGTCTGATTTccgaaaataaatataataataaactaGTCATTTAACCCACGCCGCGTGTTGTGCGGGTGTCTGCATAtgtttatttttagttaatatttcataaattaaatgTATAAACTTTATAGTAATGACAAATAGACGAAAAGATTGAGAGTAAATTAAATTGTACTTAATAATAATCTGCCTATTGTAGATAGACAATACAAAATCCTTTTGCTCAGAGAGAgataatgtaaaaaattaatttttattatagtgGTGAATCTTATGTTAGTATGGATATGCGGGAAAATTGCACCattgatacaaaatgtttcgcAATGTCTCATGATAggtacaaaaaataattttgttgccagcggtacaaaaagtttgaaaaCTATGACAATCAAGTACATTCTGCCAATTTTGCATGGACGGCGTCAATTTCTGTCAGCGTGGTAGTTGACGTGGTGCAAGGCTATTGACGTGGACAAATTCAACCAGGATGACGAGTGGCGGGAAAAATCATGACGTGGCAATGGTACTATTTAATCGATGTAACAATTTGGTACAAAAAATTTTTGTATTgtaacttgttggtacaaaatgttCTAGCAATGTAATATGATAGTACAATTCCAGTTATAGTTCAGATGAAGCATATGGACAAAACTTTACTTTGCCACAATATTTTCACTCAAACTCTATGTAAAACACTGCAAAAATAATACAATTTGTCCAACTGCGATGTATCAATATGTTACACCGCCCTAATAGTTTTCGTACTTTCACGTTACTTTACTAAAACTTTTTATACTAACAAGTTACATCGCTAAAATATTGTGTACTAACAAGTTACAAtgcaaaaactttttataccaaATTGTTACATCAATTAAACAGTACCATTGTCACATCATGATTTTTTCC
The sequence above is drawn from the Punica granatum isolate Tunisia-2019 chromosome 5, ASM765513v2, whole genome shotgun sequence genome and encodes:
- the LOC116206823 gene encoding probable L-gulonolactone oxidase 6, with the translated sequence MYTYVKEENLQNHPTRSFAQSPAIWKEETMLAGRVRICIHSLHLLMICTVVSSSPPEDTVKCPSSTNNNNCTVTNSFGEFPDRSTCRVGNVTFPRSEEEVMLAVAAATKAGRKMKVATRYSHSIPKMVCSDGDNGLLISTKYLNRVLKVDAASMTISVQGGVTLRQVIDEAAKAGLALPYTPYWWGLTVGGLMATGAHGSSLWGRGSTVHDYAEEITIVTPAAAPYGYAMLRKLNSTHSDFNAVKVTLGVLGVVTQVKLKLEPLFKRSVTYAVRNDSDLADEAAVFGNKHEFADITWYPSQRKAVYRLDDRVPLNTPGNGLYNFIAFRATLSLALGSSRSTEETQELRNDADGKCSNAKLTTSALLTAAYGLTNDGVLFTRYPVIGYQNQLQSSGYCLDSLQDAWITACPWDPKVKGQFIHRTTFSIGMSVVKSFIQDVQKLVDMEPRSLCGTELYNGILMRYVKASPAYLGKQEDAVDFDITYYRSKDPLSPRMYEDILEEIEQMAIFKYGALPHWGKNRNLAFLGVIRKYRKAAEFLKVKDVYDPSGLFSSEWTDQILGLREGVTITKEGCALEGLCICSQDIHCAPNKGYFCRPGRVFSNARVCRNVTSKKH